The sequence below is a genomic window from Flavobacterium sediminilitoris.
AGCAATAAAAGAATATTTTAGATTCAATTTGTCTGCAATTTCTATTTTAGTAATTATTGTAATACTTTCTTCTTCTCTGAAAGACATTACAATTTCATTCAATTTTATTTTTTCTAAATCTTCGATTTCGCAGAATACAAATTCGCCTACATTGTGTTTAGGTTTCATTGTTTTTAAAAGTATTTCTAAATTTTTTTCTCCGTTCATTTTTTTATTTTTTTTCTAGCGTTTTATTTGGCTAAAGTGATGCACAACGGTTTGAGGCTTGCCGAAGTGGGGGAATTAGACGAACAAATGTTCAGTTTTGCACAGGTACCAAATAGAATTACTAATGTTCAATTTAGCACATCTGCCCTCATTTTGGCAAATCCTTGTTAGCGGTTCGTTGTTCTACGCATTAAATTGTCTTAAATGGTGGTCATTATGTTTAAATGCAAAAATTCCGATTTGCTCCTTGGTCATTTTGCCAAAGAAGTCGTGAATGAAATTGTCGTTTGAATAGTTTTCGTAGGATTTAATCTGTTCTATCCAAATTGATTTTAGAGTTGTTAAGTCGTTAACTTTTTCCTTAACTGTAAATGCTTTTCCTGCTGGCATATTTTTGCCGATTGGCTTATCGTCTTTTGTGTTGCTCTTTAATGCCATTCTGCCAAATATTTTTCCAATAAAATCTTGTTTGTAAACAAAATCTTTCGTTCCTAAAACCCACTCGTTCCATATTGTACAGTGCTTGTGCATTTGATAAACATTCATCTTACCCCAAACAGGTTCGTTTTTTTCATTTAGTGAATTAATTCTCTGAACTAACTCATCTCTTGTAGATTTGTCAAATATTGTTTTCATTTGTCAAAGTTGTTTAAAGGCTGTAATGAAAAATAGTTGCCTGAATCATCTCTAAATAATGCTTCTGTACCATAGAATTCTTTTGTAGGAGGCTTAATAAATTCTACTCCTTTTTCTTTCAGTTCTTCGTATGTAGCGAAAATGTCATTGCAGGTCAATACACCACAACCAAATATTCCTTTCTTAATAAGGTCAATTAATGATTCCGCAACTTCTTTTGGAAACATTTTGCTTACTTTGACTGGAAACAATACAAGCTGTAAGTCTGGTTGTTCAGGTGGTGAAACTGTCAACCAACGACTATCTGCTCCCATTGGAATATCGTCTACAAGTTTGAAGCCTAACTTGTTTACATAGAAGTCATAGGCGCTATTTTGGTCTATGACGTGAATGTTTGTAACTGTCAATTTTGTTATCATTGCTTTTTCTTTTTAATTATTAAACTCAATGCAAAGGTTAGCAATAAATTATTTATTCTCATCTCCAAAATTGCTATTCTTTGTCCAACCGTGCATAAATGAATAACAACTTGGTACAAAAGTTAAAGGCGAAGTTTCAATTTTCGCTTTTCTTTCATTGTATTGGTTTGTGTAATCGGAAGGAGTCTTGCCAACTAACTTGGTAAAGAGTCCGCTAAATGTGCTTACGCTATCAAAACCAACCAAAAAGCAAACATCTTTGACAGATTTGTTTAATTGCAAATATTGTTGAGCTTTTTCAATTCTTACTGTTGTGAGATATTGGTGTGGCGTTTTTCCGTAAATAGATTTGAATAATCTTATAAAATGAAATTTGGAAAAATATGCTTCGTTCGAAATGTTGTCAAGGTCAATTTTTTCAGAATAGAATTTGTCAATGTAAAGTTTGGCTTGAACAATTCGTCTGTACAAATAGATTTTTGGATATTGTTCTGTTGTCATTTTCTTGTCTTGTCAATATTTGTAGGATGTCGCTTTACAATGACCGCTAACGGTTTACAGCTAGCCGTCTGTGGCGACGATTTAAGAGTAGCTTTAACAAATATAAAATTTTTTTGGTTATCTGCGGTTTTTCCGAAGGAAAACCAAACCCAAGCCATTAGTTTAACTACTGTTGTAGGTAGTTAAAAAGTAGTTTTATTAAATTTGTTGTCTTTTAATTCGTAACCCAAAATATCGTTACCAATTAGTTTTTCTTTTTCACTACAATCAGCACAAATAAATTTAGTAAATTCATTTTCAGAGGTTCTGGTAAAGCCGCGATAATTGTCATCTATTACCCAAAATATATCAGTATTTTTTATTCGTTTAAAAATTTTAACATCTTTAATTTCAGACCAAAATTCGATTTCAAATTCTTTGGTATCATCAATTATTCTTATTTTTTTGTAGTACTCTGGATCTCTGAATACTAATAAGTTTTCTGAAATTGATATTTTTATTTTGACATTTTTATCATTTATCTCATAACTTTCTTTAGGGAAGTTTGTAGCTAAAAAATATAAGCAAATCGAAATCAAGGTAAATATTATTAGTCTTTTCTTCAAAATTCAGTTATTAATTACCTATAACGTGTTGTCGCTTATGGCAGTTGCGTAAATTTAAGACAAAAGTTTACAAGTACAAAAGTCCTCGTTGAATTTTTGGAAACCCGAGCACAAAGTGCGAACTGGCGTAGCAAAATTCCAAACATAAGCCAAGTTTAGCAATTGCTACAAACCGCTGTTGGCAGATCAGTTTCTTTCAGATAATATTTACATTTATATTTTCTCTTAAAAAGTTTTTTGTAGTTTCAATTTCTGTTAAATTAAGTTCTAGGTGTGAAAATATATAATTTTTGTTTTCACTTTGTTTAAATTCAATATTGTTTTCATTAATAATTACTTTTTCGACAGTTTCAATTTTAAGTGTTTCAAAAACTTTTCCATTTTCAAGATATAAGTTTCCATTTTCTTTTCTTATTAAAACGCTTGGAATAAAGATTAGTCCTTTAAAAATTAATATTATTCCTGATAAAAAAGTTAATATTACTGTAGTTTTTCCTTCATATTTAAAAAACAATATTAATGAAATTAAACAAAAAAATACGCCACCAATAAAAGGTAAAATATGATAATAGCTATCATTTTTACTTCTAATTCTGATTTCGTTTTTAGGTTTATTTTTTAGATATTTATTTGATTTGTAAATGTCAAGAATTAAGAAGAAAATCCAAATAAAAGGAAAAATTTGACTTAATTCTGGAATGTATTTATCAATATCAATAATAAATGAAATTACAATAAATAGTAATACTACAATTGTAAGTATTATTTCTGATTTTGATTTAGTTTTCATCGATTTTTCTGTTTTTTAGCAAGTTTCCCAAACTGTCTGTCAACGGTTTCGGCTATGTGAAGTGGCGTGGTTTAGCGTTAAACATAGCTAGTATACACCAAACTGAAAATCCGCAAGGGTTTTCAGAAGTAGGCGAGAACAAGTAATTACTTATAGCCATTGTTGTAGTGCGTTTTTATTTTTCGTTCATATTTATTAAAATCCATGGAAATTTATCTGGATTTGGACAAGTCCCAATTAGGTTTTCACATTCTTCATTATTCAGAAAATCGGTAAAATTCAAAATTGTTACTTCTCTTATACAGAAACACTCCGCACAATCATCTTCGATATCCATTCCGTGATACTCCTTTTCGTGTTCCTCGATAAATCTGTTTATCCAGTCTAAACTTGGAAATACTAATTTTACAAGGTCAGGTTTAACAGGTACGCTATCCGTTTTAATTCTCCATTCACGTTCCCAAGTAAAGTCTAACCTTCCATCCATCACTGGGTCATAACTCACATATCTCCAATTTATGTCAGCATTAGCTCTCTGTTTTTCCGCCTCTTCACGTGTTGAGTAAATTACAGGTCGACCACCATTTTGAAAAACATCTTTTTTACAATATTGAAGTCCAAATGGTGTGTATCGCGAGAAATATTTTGATTCCAATTGTCCGTTGTTGGTCAGACATCTTATGGGCGATTCTGTATAACATACGCAATTGTGTCCGCCTAATATCATTCCATTGCTACCTTTTAATTCTCCTGCTTTTATAATATTTTTCAGATTTTGGTATGCACTTTCATACTCCAAAGATTTATCCTTTCCTTTGGTGAAATGAATTAAATTTTCGCAATGGTCAATTCTAATCATAAGTTTAGTTCAAATGGTACACAACGGTCTGCCGCTTGTGGCAGTTGCTTAAATTTAACACAAAATATTACAAGTACAAAACTCCTCATGGAATTTTCGGAGACTCGAGCACTTTGTGCGAACTGGCGTAGCAAAATTCTGAGCACAAACCTAACTTAGCAATTGCTACAAATGGCTGTTACCCGACGTTTTTAATCATTTCGTATATTCTGTTTTCTGCTTCTTTTTTTAAAATTCCGTTATAATAATCTCTTACAAATGGATGATCAAAATCTTTGTGAGGAAAAATTTCGGGTCTATCATTTCCTTTTTTTGTCATTACATCGCAAGGAATTGAAGACGTATCTCCATATTCAGCAATATTGCTACATAACCAACCAAAATAGCCAGTTTCGTGATTAGGATTATTGAAGTTAACTTTATAGTCTGAATAGTTTTTTTCGCTTAAAGAAACCCATAAACCATATTCTAGGTTTTCGCAAGTATCATTAACTTTTTGAGTTAATGTTACTCTTATAAATCGGTCAGTTTGGTCTTCATAATGAATTTCACAAAAGTCGGTTTCCAATTTTCCAATTTCGGATTTTTCGTTTTCCGAAAGATTGTGATAATTTACAGGTGAATTAAATGCCAATGCTGGCCATTCGGCATGTGTTTTTTCACATTCAGAGCATTTAAATTCTGTTGATTTATTTTTCTTTCTTTTCCAGAACATTGTTAAATTATTTGAAAAAATAGATATAAGTTAAGAACTAAACAAATTCCGAAAGCTCCTAACATAATTTTTGTCAATATATTTCGCCAACTTTTATTGAAAAAACAGAACCCAACGCATAAAATCCCAATTCCAAACAGCCATTTTGAATATTTCAATTCTGGTGGGTCAAAACTAGTTTCAGTCAAAAAATTATTGTGATTGTAATATATCAATACAAAATCAAGAATTCCTATAATCAGAAGTATGTATTTTGTTCTAGTTTTCAATTTTTGTCAAATGTTGGGTAACGATCCGCGGCTATAAGTAGTGGCGATGAGCCAAGACCAAGCCAAAACAAATATAACGCAAACTTTTGAATTTTCAGAAACCCGAGCACTTTGTGCGAACTGGCGTAGCAAAATTCGGAAGTTTGCCCTTGCCTGAGCCATTACTTTTAACTGCTGTTGTAACTAGTATTTTATCTTTTTAAGTTAGCCATAAATTTTTCGGATAATTTAATGTCTCTTAATAAAAAAAGACCTAAAATATAATCAACATTTTCATATTTATAGTTTAGTCTTTTCAGATTGAAATTAACATTTTCTTTTTTCCAATCAATTTCGTTAATGACTTGAGGATTTGAATTGTTTTTTTCATAATTAAATTTACCAAGTTCTGCAATTAAGTTTTCTCTAACTTTTTCAAATTCTGTGGTTTCAAAGCTATCTTTTGTCAGTGGATTACCAAAATTTATTTCAATTGCCATTAATTTATTTTCAAAGTAAACAAGATTAATGTTGTTTATTTCGATAGTCCCGATTTTAAATATTTCATTCCCAATATAAGTATATGAAATAATTCCATCTTTTTTAGACCTTTCTTCTATTCAGTTGAATTTTCATAGCTTGAACCAAATTTAAATTTATCTAAAATATCTGATGTTTTTGTTTGACAAACACAATTAATACTTATTAGCATTGTTATGAAAAGAATACTTTTTTTCATCGTTTTTTTATTCTCCACAATGCATTATTCTTTGTCTTTCTTCAAAGTGTTTTAAAATAATTCCACTTACTGGATTTATATGCAAAATTTCTTCATCAGAGAAACACTTTTCTTTGTAAAGAGTATTGAATATAATCCAATGATACTCCTTTGTTTTAGTGTCAAATTCTAGCCTTCTTGAAAATGGTTCAACAGGGGTTTTCAAGTTTTGTTTCTTAACGATGCTATCAATCTTATTTTCGGATAACCAGTCAGAAGGTTTGTTTTTTAAAAGAAATTTAGGAATTTGGTCAATGTAAACTCCTCTAATTAAATTCAGGTTTGAGTCCAATTCTACATAAACAGTTTTTGTTGTGTACGGATATTTAAAATCAGGATGATTTAACACAAAATTTATATGTTTCCCATCGATGAATTTTCCTTTCGTTTTTCTCCCTTTGCTAATATCTTTCCATTTATATTTTCCAAAGTTAGTTTGGTATTTATAGTCAGAATTTGCTCCAAGTTCAAAGTATTTAAACAAGGAATCTCCAACCGCTTCTTTCAAATATAGTTCGGCTTTTTGAATTACTTCCGAAGTTGGATAAGACTGTGAAAAAGAGGATTGACAGATGAATGTTAAAATGAAAATTGTTAATATTCTATGCATTTCTCAAATGTGTGGCAACGTTTTGGTGCTTTTGGCAGTTGCGTAAATTTAATACAAAATATTACAAGTACAAAACTCCTCATGGAATTTTCGGAGACTCGAGCACTTTGTGCGAACTGGCGTAGCAAAATTCTGAGCACAAACCTAACTTAGCAATTGCTACAAACGGTGGTTGTGCGTTCGTTTTTTATTCATTTATAGATTCTATTTCACCAGTTTCGTATAATTTTTCAATTAAAGATTTAAGTTGTTGCCAATTAATTCCTTCTATTTCTTTTTTGTATTTTTCAGTAGATTTCATGTAAGATAAAAGAAACCAAGAATTAATTTGTCCAAATTCAGGTTGATTACTTAGGACAACTTCAACTTGTTGTTTATGTTTCTTATTATAAAATCCACATTCACAACCATGAAAAGCGTAATTCCAGCGTTTAGAAAGTTCACCATTTATTGGTATTTCTTCGTTATTTCTTGAAATTAATTTTTCATAATCTTTTTTATTTTCAATATCAAGCCCATATTTTTCTGCAAGTTTACGCATCAATTTTTTTCCGTCACTTCTATAATCAATTATGGCTTCTTTAACAACATCAAGTTTTATTTTGATATTGTTATTTTTAAAGAATTCCAACCAATTTTTTATTGTTTTTTTGATGTATATTTTTTGTTTAACGGTTTTCCGAAAATGAAGCACAACTAGTTTATAAACGCACAAATCAAACTAGTTTTATCCCTAATTGGCATGTTATGCGTATGTTTTTGTTTGAATTTATGCGTATAATTTTTAATTATGTAATTCAAATATAAAAATATTTGCTATATATCGAATGGATTGATAATGTTTTTCAATGATGTGCTGCTGACGTGTGTGTATCATTGTTGCTTTTGGACTACTGTTCCCTAATAAATCTTGAATTTAGCGCAAATCAGTTCCGTTTTTACTTCGGTTTCTTGTATAATTTTAAAAAAAGCTTAATTGCATTTATAAATTGTCTTTGATAAGGGCTCAAAAAATTATTGTTAATAATAGATTCAATAGTTATTGTGGACGGTTGTTAGTAGACAATTTTATTTTTAGGAAAAGTTGTGACAATTTTTTTTTGTTTTTTTTGTTTTGTCACAAATCTGTGACAATTCATGTTCATGAAAATAATTTTGTCACAGATTTGTGACAAAACTTTTTTAAGTTAACTATTTTGTCACAGCTTTTGATTGGATATAATTTAGTAGCATCTAACTTATATAGTGAAAAGAACATTATAACTAATGCATCAAAAGCTTATTCAAAATGAAACCTATGCCAAGAAAATGGTTCGATTGCGAAGTCAAATAGTAGAACCTGCTTATAGGAATACTAGTAAATTTTACAAATATGAAGCGAGTCAATACAAAAGGTATTAAAAATGCAAACAAACATGTACTCATGGCAAGTTTAACCTATAACTTGAAGAAATATTTACGTTTTACCATCTAAAAACCAAGTGTTTTAGCCCAAGTTATTTCCTTAAAACAAGAGAAATACCTTCTCTC
It includes:
- a CDS encoding DUF2199 domain-containing protein, producing the protein MFWKRKKNKSTEFKCSECEKTHAEWPALAFNSPVNYHNLSENEKSEIGKLETDFCEIHYEDQTDRFIRVTLTQKVNDTCENLEYGLWVSLSEKNYSDYKVNFNNPNHETGYFGWLCSNIAEYGDTSSIPCDVMTKKGNDRPEIFPHKDFDHPFVRDYYNGILKKEAENRIYEMIKNVG
- a CDS encoding DUF6896 domain-containing protein — encoded protein: MEFFKNNNIKIKLDVVKEAIIDYRSDGKKLMRKLAEKYGLDIENKKDYEKLISRNNEEIPINGELSKRWNYAFHGCECGFYNKKHKQQVEVVLSNQPEFGQINSWFLLSYMKSTEKYKKEIEGINWQQLKSLIEKLYETGEIESINE
- a CDS encoding helix-turn-helix transcriptional regulator, with the translated sequence MTTEQYPKIYLYRRIVQAKLYIDKFYSEKIDLDNISNEAYFSKFHFIRLFKSIYGKTPHQYLTTVRIEKAQQYLQLNKSVKDVCFLVGFDSVSTFSGLFTKLVGKTPSDYTNQYNERKAKIETSPLTFVPSCYSFMHGWTKNSNFGDENK
- a CDS encoding DUF1569 domain-containing protein, which codes for MKTIFDKSTRDELVQRINSLNEKNEPVWGKMNVYQMHKHCTIWNEWVLGTKDFVYKQDFIGKIFGRMALKSNTKDDKPIGKNMPAGKAFTVKEKVNDLTTLKSIWIEQIKSYENYSNDNFIHDFFGKMTKEQIGIFAFKHNDHHLRQFNA
- a CDS encoding VOC family protein, encoding MITKLTVTNIHVIDQNSAYDFYVNKLGFKLVDDIPMGADSRWLTVSPPEQPDLQLVLFPVKVSKMFPKEVAESLIDLIKKGIFGCGVLTCNDIFATYEELKEKGVEFIKPPTKEFYGTEALFRDDSGNYFSLQPLNNFDK
- a CDS encoding ACT domain-containing protein, translating into MNGEKNLEILLKTMKPKHNVGEFVFCEIEDLEKIKLNEIVMSFREEESITIITKIEIADKLNLKYSFIASWITLTVHSSLEAVGLTAAFSKALSENGISCNVVAAFYHDHIFVDKNDTEKAMEILNKFSE